The following proteins are encoded in a genomic region of Corylus avellana chromosome ca4, CavTom2PMs-1.0:
- the LOC132177816 gene encoding uncharacterized protein LOC132177816: MEKKQGFFSALKEEVVRGLSPSRSRANSPCRSGSPMSGLFRRKKDRSQNYVAHPDALIGRSGSLRPVGEALAPLMEGPDADGEGVGESKRVGSGLGQWMKGQLARTPSVTSSAAAACRRSDLRLLLGVMGAPLAPVHVNTTDPWPHLSIKDTPIETSSAQYILQQYTAASGGQKLQNSIKNAYAMGKVRMVASEFETATKVMKNRNAARCVESGGFVLWQMNPDMWYVELAAGGSKVHAGCNGKLVWRHTPWLGAHTAKGPVRPLRRALQGLDPRTTASMFTDARCIGEKRINGEDCFILKLCADPQTLKARSEGPAEIIRHVLFGYFSTKTGLLVHMEDSHLTRIQSNGGDAVYWETTINSFLDDYRSVEGIMIAHSGRSVVTLFRFGEMAMSHTKTKMEEAWTIEEVAFNVPGLSVDCFIPPADLRSGSISETCELPQDERGKGAIALAAYRAKVAALEKEHDSSMDNMIWKMEV, from the exons ATGGAGAAAAAGCAGGGGTTCTTCTCGGCGCTAAAAGAGGAAGTGGTCCGGGGGCTCTCGCCGTCGCGGTCTCGGGCGAACAGTCCCTGCCGGTCCGGGTCACCAATGTCGGGTCTGTTTCGGAGAAAGAAAGACCGGAGCCAGAACTACGTGGCGCATCCGGACGCATTGATCGGGAGATCCGGGAGTCTGAGACCGGTGGGGGAGGCGCTGGCGCCGTTGATGGAGGGGCCGGACGCGGACGGGGAGGGGGTCGGGGAGTCGAagcgggtcgggtcgggtctgGGGCAATGGATGAAGGGACAGCTAGCGAGGACACCTTCGGTGACGTCGTCGGCGGCGGCGGCGTGCCGGAGGTCCGATCTGAGGCTGTTGCTTGGGGTGATGGGCGCACCTCTCGCCCCGGTGCACGTTAACACCACCGACCCTTGGCCTCACCTTAGCATCAAGGACACCCCCATT GAGACTTCGTCTGCTCAGTATATATTGCAGCAGTACACGGCGGCTTCTGGTGGGCAGAAGCTGCAAAACTCAATAAAAAATGCATATGCGATGGGAAAAGTTCGGATGGTGGCTTCTGAGTTCGAAACCGCCACTAAGGTGATGAAGAACCGGAATGCTGCTAGGTGTGTGGAGTCGGGCGGGTTTGTGCTCTGGCAGATGAATCCAGATATGTGGTATGTGGAGCTTGCTGCTGGGGGCAGCAAGGTTCATGCTGGCTGCAATGGAAAACTTGTTTGGAGGCACACACCCTGGCTCGGTGCCCACACTGCAAAAGGGCCTGTAAGGCCTCTTCGTCGCGCCCTTCAG GGGCTTGATCCTAGAACCACCGCCAGTATGTTTACGGATGCTAGATGCATAGGGGAGAAGAGGATCAATGGTGAGGATTGCTTCATCCTTAAGCTTTGTGCTGATCCTCAGACATTGAAGGCCAGGAGTGAAGGACCGGCAGAGATAATTAGGCATGTCTTGTTTGGCTACTTCAGCACAAAGACAGGGCTTCTTGTTCACATGGAGGATTCACATCTTACCCGCATCCAATCCAATGGGGGCGATGCAGTTTACTGGGAAACTACAATCAATTCGTTCCTGGATGATTACAGGTCTGTTGAGGGCATCATGATTGCCCACTCTGGGCGTTCTGTGGTAACCCTTTTCAGGTTCGGTGAGATGGCAATGAGCCATACCAAAACGAAGATGGAAGAAGCTTGGACAATTGAGGAGGTTGCATTTAACGTTCCGGGTCTGTCAGTGGACTGCTTCATTCCCCCGGCAGACTTGAGATCAGGCTCCATCAGTGAGACCTGTGAGCTTCCTCAGGATGAAAGGGGAAAGGGGGCGATTGCACTAGCAGCATATCGAGCCAAAGTTGCCGCACTGGAGAAAGAACATGACAGCTCCATGGATAACATGATTTGGAAGATGGAAGTCTAA
- the LOC132178801 gene encoding classical arabinogalactan protein 9, protein MMDRRAVLCLGFVCIVIAGVGGQSPATSPSSTPAPPTQNNPPPAGSPPPTNNVPPPSTPPPVSTPPPSSPPPATPPPVSSPPPASPPPATPPPATPPPATPPPATPPPASPPPASPPPVTPPPATPPPASPPPATPPPATPPPAPLASPPGPVPATSPAPAPSKKKVKAPAQSPLALSPVSEAPGPSLGALSPTQNDDSGVEKMLSIEKMVGSLVFGWALLWVVV, encoded by the exons ATGATGGATAGGAGAGCGGTTTTGTGCTTAGGTTTTGTGTGCATTGTGATCGCCGGCGTCGGAGGTCAATCTCCTGCGACGTCTCCTAGCTCGACGCCAGCTCCGCCTACACAGAATAATCCTCCTCCGGCAGGCTCACCGCCGCCTACGAACAATGTTCCACCCCCGTCGACTCCTCCTCCAGTGAGCACTCCGCCTCCTTCATCGCCTCCTCCGGCGACTCCTCCTCCAGTCAGCTCTCCGCCTCCCGCCTCGCCTCCTCCGGCGACTCCTCCACCCGCTACTCCTCCCCCGGCCACTCCACCTCCAGCGACTCCACCTCCGGCGTCTCCTCCACCAGCATCTCCTCCTCCGGTAACTCCCCCTCCAGCCACTCCACCTCCGGCATCACCTCCTCCGGCCACTCCACCCCCGGCAACGCCTCCACCGGCGCCTCTAGCATCTCCACCAGGGCCGGTTCCCGCCACTAGCCCGGCTCCAGCACCTAGCAAGAAGAAGGTGAAAGCTCCTGCTCAGTCTCCCTTGGCGCTGAGCCCGGTGTCGGAAGCCCCGGGGCCGAGCCTGGGAGCTCTCTCTCCGACCCAGAACGACGAC AGTGGGGTTGAGAAGATGTTATCCATTGAGAAGATGGTTGGGAGCTTGGTGTTTGGATGGGCTCTCCTGTGGGTGGTGGTTTAG